The sequence TTAGTAAGGGACGTCCCCCAGAATTCCTGGCTCTTGTAGCTACAGGCCCCCGTGCCTGTCCAGGCTTTTTGCCCGTCATTCCCGAGCGTCCCTATCGGGAATCCAGGGTCTTTGACTTTGGGTATTTTGAGAAGCCATGGAAAGGGCGCATTCCGCCGAAATCGTAAGGCGACTTGTAGGTCGGATTACGCGGAGCCAGGATAAGGGTTCCGGACAAGACGGGGTTAAAATTTCATGATAAACGCGCCATGTGCCCATCCCTTCATGCGGAGCAATCCGACGCCATGAAGGATATTTGGGAGGACGCGTTTCCAACGCATTTGGGCAGCCTTGGCAGCGTCCTTGCTTCATACTGCCGGGATCGTGAAGCGGCATTTTATTCAACCGAAAAGATCGTTGATAGCCTGCAACTTGTCCGAGTGGGCAATGCTTACAAACCAACGGCATTTCCTCCCGTCTCGCCGCCTTGGTTATAGCAAATTCGTCCGCCATCCATGCCAACTTGATCGAAAAATAACACTTGATTTCAATAAGATTCAAAGTTAGTGGAATAATCAAAGACGTCCCGAAGAATCTCTTAAGGGACGTCCCCCGGAACCCAGAAAAAATGGCAAGTTGATATCTGCTTGATTTTATAGGAAATATAAAAAGTCAAAATCACCCTTGACAGGAGACATTATAGGATGTCCCCCAGAACCCTTCAAATTGGGGAATTTTCAACTTGCTATACAAAACCACAAAAAAAGAGCAATCAAAACGGAAGCAATTCCTTGAATCAAATCTGCCTTTATTTGCCTATCCTTCATCTTTATATTTTTTCGAAAGGAGTCAGTATTAAAATAGTCATGCTCTCTATTATATTTTTGCCAATTAAAAATTGCATAGAATATCTCATATATGCCTAATATGAAGACAATTAAGCTAATTATTTTAATTTTAATCATCATAGCCCCCAAAAGCGATGGAGTTAGTTGGCTTTCCATTAGAAATTCAACATATGATGTTTCAAGGAGATTCGCTATCCAAAGAATCAATAGAATCTGCTGCGTCTTCGTCCGTATCTCCAGAATCTCTTGCGGAACTGTGCTCAGAAGCGGCATTCACGGAATTTGTTGAATCTCCATTTATACCAAAAGTGCCAGCACCATCTTCCTTGGAGAAAACATCATCTGCATCATCTTCCTTATCTTCCTTCTTTTTATTTGAAAAGAGGTCATTAACTTTTTCCTCAAGAGGTGTGCCTTGCACTGCAAACCCCATCAAAATCCCAAATTCTTCTTTTAAACTACGGAAAACCGTTGCTTTTTCTTTATTGAAATAACCTCTCACATCAGCCATCTGTTTTGCCAACGCTTTTTCTTTAGTCAGCCCTAAACGATTTCCAAATCGATTTCCCACTGTTGTAGAACCCGCTATAGCTCCTCCAAGACAGAATGACTTAAGGACATCTGTCTTTGTTGTATCCCCTAATGTTCCTTTTTTTGCTGATTGATAAGTATCATTTAATACATTTCCTGTGCCTCCAGCGGCCACAGTACCGACTGTCCCTGTCGTAGTACCGACCGCAGTGGCACCAGCTGCAAGAGAACCACTTACCAAGGCATCGCTGA comes from Desulfatibacillum aliphaticivorans DSM 15576 and encodes:
- a CDS encoding RHS repeat-associated core domain-containing protein; its protein translation is DARHYDPAIGRFISPDSLIPNLYDPQQLNPYAYCSNNPLIYVDPTGHNKTVGKAAAYGFLSGALFSMADNLAALCYGDMGTMEYLSDALVSGSLAAGATAVGTTTGTVGTVAAGGTGNVLNDTYQSAKKGTLGDTTKTDVLKSFCLGGAIAGSTTVGNRFGNRLGLTKEKALAKQMADVRGYFNKEKATVFRSLKEEFGILMGFAVQGTPLEEKVNDLFSNKKKEDKEDDADDVFSKEDGAGTFGINGDSTNSVNAASEHSSARDSGDTDEDAADSIDSLDSESP